The Amycolatopsis nigrescens CSC17Ta-90 genomic interval TGTGCCATCAGCTGGGCCAGGTCGTCCTCGGAGGCCACTTCCCGCAACGCCGACTGGGCGGCGTCCAAGGCCTTGCGGGCGTCCGCGTACCGGCCCTGGGCCAGTGCGATGTTCGCCTCGTTGAGATCGCTGCGGGCGGCGGCCGCGGCCTCGACCGAGCGGGCGTGGTCCGCGTAGAGCACCTTGCTCAGGCCCCACAGCGTGTCGCCGGGCTGCGCGTCACGGGCGGCGAGCCCTGTACCGGTGAAGGCGATCGCGAGCACCGCGGCGGCGGCCGCGACCGGCACCAGCATCCGCCGGCGGCGGCCACGCTGGCCGTGCCGGTGCGCGAGCGCCGCGGTCTTCACCGTGGTCACCGCGGTATCGGTGTCCACCAGCTCGGCCAGCGGCTCGCTGTCGATGTCCCGTCGCCAGGCCAGCAGCAGCGCGTTGAGTTCCTGGTCACCGAGCCCGTCGGCCACCTTCGGGTCCGAACCGCCGAGCGCGTCGAGCAGCGCATCGTCGGCCTGCACCGCGGACAGATCCGCGGGCAGCGGCGACTCACCGTTCGTAGCCGCCTCTTCGAACAGCGGTTCGTCGAACCCGCCGCCCAGCCGACGCCTGCTGTCGCGATCAGTCACTCAGACCACCTCCTCAGCGGCCAGTACCTTGCGCAGCCGGGCGAGTGCCCGGTGCTGGGCGACGCGGACGGCGCCCGGTGTCGAACCGACCGCATCGGCGGTCTCCTCGGCAGAAAGGCCCACGACCACGCGCAGCACCACGATTTCGCGTTGTTTGTCGGGCAGCACCCGAAGCAGCTGGGACATCCGCTCGTTCAGCTCGCCCTGCAGCGCACGCTGCTCGGGACCGACGCCGCCCTCGATCTCGTCCGGAACCTCGGCCACCGGCTCGGCACGGTTGCGGGCCGCCGCGCGATGCGCGTCGGCCACCTTGTGCTGGGCGATTCCGTACACGAAGGCCAGGAACGGGCGTCCCTGATCACGGTACGAGGGCAATGCCGTTAGCACCGCGAGACACACCTCCTGGGCAACATCGTCTGCCGAAGCGAACGAACGCTCCTGCCTGCCGACTCGAGCGCGGCAGTACCGCACTATCAGAGGACGGATAGCGGCCAGCAACCGCTCGACTGCCTGGGGATCTCCCTCGACAGCAGCGGCGACTGGTTCGTCCAGTCCATCCCCCACATTGGCCATCGCAGACAACAGTCCCAGTGTTACGTGTAGGCGTGCAAAGAGTCCGACGTGTGGCTGGAATGTCACGAGGACATCCCTCACGCCGGTGATACCTACCGTACCTTCCGGTAGCGGCAACATTCGTGCACGGTCGCTACCGGCGCGCCCTCTTCGTGGGAGCGTGCCGGCTCACCCCTCGCTCGACTGCTCAAAAGTTCAACGAGCAATCCGGTGGACGGGTAACGCACACAGCCCAAAGAGGTGGCAGAGAAGCCGGAGATACACCCTCGACTAGGCCGGACGAGTGAAACTAACGGCCATTGCGGGCACGGAGAGCACACGATTCGGCCCTGGCGGCAGTTTTCCGCCCCGAGAGGCAGTTCCGCCAGAGCGATCCGTCGCGGCGGGTGACCGGCCAGCCGATCACCGCACCACCACCCTCCGGCCAGGGTTCCCGCCCCTGGCCCCCGCTCTACCGCTTCGGCTCAGGACACCAGCCCGCGCCGGAAGCCGTGCGCGACGGCCTGGGCGCGGTCACGGACACCGAGCTTGCGGAACAGCCGGCGAGCGTGCGTCTTCACGGTGTCCTCGGACAGGTAGAGCTCGCGCCCGATCTGCCCGTTGCTCTTGCCCTGGCTCATCCCGCGCAGCACCTGGAGCTCGCGCTCGGTGAGCTGCACGCCGGGGTCGGACGGCTGGCGCGGGGCCGGCACCGAGGTGCTGGCCAGGGTGTGCGCCAGCGCGGCGACGAGCTCCGGCCGGGACGCGTCCCAGCGCAGATAACCGCGGGCACCGCCGGCGATCGCGGCGGCGATGCTGCCGGCGTCGTCCGGGGCACCGAACACGATCACGTTGGCCTGCGGATTGGCGGA includes:
- a CDS encoding anti-sigma-D factor RsdA yields the protein MTDRDSRRRLGGGFDEPLFEEAATNGESPLPADLSAVQADDALLDALGGSDPKVADGLGDQELNALLLAWRRDIDSEPLAELVDTDTAVTTVKTAALAHRHGQRGRRRRMLVPVAAAAAVLAIAFTGTGLAARDAQPGDTLWGLSKVLYADHARSVEAAAAARSDLNEANIALAQGRYADARKALDAAQSALREVASEDDLAQLMAQHQQLLAMLQYPAPPQSQLPPNNSQTPPPSSPQVTQPQVPAPNPTDTAPTVIPPVTSDSVPPETTTPPSSTTTSTPAGTGSEPGGSGPRDDSSNAPPPGGNQPQAPGT
- a CDS encoding sigma-70 family RNA polymerase sigma factor, with product MANVGDGLDEPVAAAVEGDPQAVERLLAAIRPLIVRYCRARVGRQERSFASADDVAQEVCLAVLTALPSYRDQGRPFLAFVYGIAQHKVADAHRAAARNRAEPVAEVPDEIEGGVGPEQRALQGELNERMSQLLRVLPDKQREIVVLRVVVGLSAEETADAVGSTPGAVRVAQHRALARLRKVLAAEEVV
- a CDS encoding response regulator transcription factor, producing MTTVLICDDRRSVREGLTRVMSAVPGVSRIDCVAHGDELLARYSRQPVDVVLVGTQRAVPTGVEATRRLVSANPQANVIVFGAPDDAGSIAAAIAGGARGYLRWDASRPELVAALAHTLASTSVPAPRQPSDPGVQLTERELQVLRGMSQGKSNGQIGRELYLSEDTVKTHARRLFRKLGVRDRAQAVAHGFRRGLVS